GATTTCCTTTCTCACTTCTTTGAAAATGTCGGCAGAGAAACTGAATCCTTTCAATATTCTCACATCAATACCGGCATTCCATTTCTCACCAACCTCCCATGTCAGGTTCGGATTGGCATATCTTTTCCATACAGGACCGGAGTTGGTGTGTGTCTGGTTACCGGTCCCGGTTGTGAATCCGGCTCCGGAGTTAGTAAGGTTCTCAAGGAACGTAAAACGTCCGGCTCCTGTCTGGTCATTACCGACAAGCCCCCACGATGCTCTTATTTTAAATTGCGGGATGATGTTTCTGAGCGGTTCCCAGAATTTCTCTTCAGACAGATTGTATCCGATTGCTACTGAAGGGAAGAAACCGAACTTCTTATTCTTCGGGAAGTTTTCAGAACCATTGTAGCCAAAGTTGAACTCGGCTAAGTACCTGCCGGCAAATCCGTAAGATAAACGTCCTGCTATACCTTGTTTCCTTCTAGGTAAGGATGTCAGCAAGTCCGAAGGGTTGTTAACGTCATTCTGTTCTTGATTATATAGGAACATGACATTGACTTTGTGCACGTCATTGAATGTTCTGTTATAATCCAGGCTGGCTTGTAGATATAATCTACGGTTACCGCTATTGGAACCTCCGGTTTTAAGCTCGGTACTTTGTTCGTTGCCGATGATGTTTAAGTCGTATGTATCTTCTTGTGGATTATACATGGAAGTCTCATATTGGTTGACGTTGCAATAACGATACACTTTAGAATATGAATAGTTGTAATATGAAACAATAGCATTCAGTTTCAGTCCTTTCATAATCATCTTCAAGTCCTGATTAAAACGCAGGTTGGCTGTTACACTTGTAGAGTACGTGGAACTATAACCGGATACAAAATCGGCGACAGGATTGACATAACTTCCGTTCGGAGCACCAGATCTTCCTCCCCAACGGATGTGAGTGTCATCTTCCTGGCCGGGGAAACGGATCGGAAAGTCTACCGGATTTGCATTGAGTGCACTTGAGAATACGCTTCCGGCACTACTATAAGGCCCGCTCCAGTCTCGTACCGACACATTTAGTCCTAGCGATATTTTAGTTGTATTGGTTGCCTTGATATTCAGATTATTGACAAAATCATAGTTGTAGACATTGATATTGTTGTTGAAGGAGTAGAAGTCTTTACTGAGTGATTTAAGATTACCGTCGCTGTGCTTGACGCTTGCACTCATAAAATAATCTACCCGGCTGCTTCCGCCACGGATATTAAAGTTGAACCGTTCGGCAAAAGTGTTTTTCTTGAACATCTCGTTGTACCAATCGATGTTGGGATACATATAAGGATTGACACCGTCTATTGTAGCATTAATCTTTTCGTCCGAATAGATATCGGTAGTCTCGGGAGTACGTGTCTGTGCCTCATTGTATAATCTCATATAAGTGATACCGTCTACCATTTTAGGAACATTTGTCAACTGTGATATAGCCCCTTCCACTCTAAAGTTAATGATCGGCTTTTTCAGATTTTCCCCATTCTTTGTCGTGACTACCATCACTCCGTTAGCTCCTCTTGTTCCATAGAGTGCTGTTGCCGTTGCATCTTTTAGTATTGAGAAGCTTTCAATTACTTCAGGATCGAGATTGTTCAGTTGGGTTGCGTCAATTTCCACACCGTCCAGGATGATGAGAGGATCAGTTGCGCCACTGAATGTAGAAGCACCACGAATCCAGAAACTGGCGCCGTCTGCTCCCGGTTCGCCACTTCGTTGTACGGCGATAACTCCTGAT
The nucleotide sequence above comes from Bacteroides caccae. Encoded proteins:
- a CDS encoding TonB-dependent receptor; translation: MENCKFTTSRSVKRYKFLFVLAIFLSSFLSVYAEDVSNYVEEKTFTFSFENVPLKQVLSHIEKNSEFIFVYYGETINPNRKVSIKVTNQPIRPVLDKLFKGMSVEYTIDNRQITLKKVAQKKVQPQSSKRKTIQGFVLDKDEQPITGATIKIKDSTTGALTDIEGFYKLELEEENPVLIVSFMGYITQEVKVGKKSILNIQLEEDTKALDEVVVTAFGIGQKKESLVGAIQQIRPEQLRVPSSRLSSSFAGRLSGVIAVQRSGEPGADGASFWIRGASTFSGATDPLIILDGVEIDATQLNNLDPEVIESFSILKDATATALYGTRGANGVMVVTTKNGENLKKPIINFRVEGAISQLTNVPKMVDGITYMRLYNEAQTRTPETTDIYSDEKINATIDGVNPYMYPNIDWYNEMFKKNTFAERFNFNIRGGSSRVDYFMSASVKHSDGNLKSLSKDFYSFNNNINVYNYDFVNNLNIKATNTTKISLGLNVSVRDWSGPYSSAGSVFSSALNANPVDFPIRFPGQEDDTHIRWGGRSGAPNGSYVNPVADFVSGYSSTYSTSVTANLRFNQDLKMIMKGLKLNAIVSYYNYSYSKVYRYCNVNQYETSMYNPQEDTYDLNIIGNEQSTELKTGGSNSGNRRLYLQASLDYNRTFNDVHKVNVMFLYNQEQNDVNNPSDLLTSLPRRKQGIAGRLSYGFAGRYLAEFNFGYNGSENFPKNKKFGFFPSVAIGYNLSEEKFWEPLRNIIPQFKIRASWGLVGNDQTGAGRFTFLENLTNSGAGFTTGTGNQTHTNSGPVWKRYANPNLTWEVGEKWNAGIDVRILKGFSFSADIFKEVRKEIFMDRGTIPTLMGLGNVTVQGNLGKMRNWGIDTSVDYNNQINKDLFVSFKGTFTFAHNKILEMDEPEFSLYPNRLKVGHSLNTIFGYVADGLFTDENMINNSLPQQFANLPLMPGDIKYKDIPNALGGTDNAINEYDKVALGYPSVPEIVYGFGPSIKYKNLDFSLFFQGTGRVSLMMSGFHPFTNDNNTAKRGILDYVADGCWTTDNPNPNASYPRLTTAYNTNNNQNSTFWLRNAAFLKLKNAEIGYNFKNMRIYVSGNNLLTFSKFKLWDPEMGGGSGMSYPTQRTFNVGFQMTIN